In Chloracidobacterium sp., the following proteins share a genomic window:
- a CDS encoding MFS transporter — protein MRSLGYGELIRGNRNFRNLLAGQFISELGNWFNFIAGLGLVRLVSDASPIAAGVFFLARMLPFALASPIAGTFVDRFSRRQVMIATDVLRFGVALSFLLVRDAGDLWIAYLATILLHTFGAFFDGAKNAAAPNLTGKEGLLAGTALLFSTRFLLMAIGSALGGWASAIFGYQAAFIINALSFLVSAWSVWRIPEEATRDDETGLRMRDKAARRPFMQELREGLVYSVKNHFALTILIMNVIWATGGGAINIIYERIGGVEFAATEGWNPDIAVAILWTATGLGLTIGMLIAHRTSAYLDRRGRHYGFIGWALIVHGVIFSVGGLMPTLVLFAIIVFVSRAIVGVEYAVQETMFQRSLPDKIRGRISTLDRGAELTVFGLMSYVAGELMLYMTPQALTIISGILSALAGVVWFIREGRTARSGGLRDLTQ, from the coding sequence ATGCGGTCGCTCGGCTACGGCGAGTTGATACGCGGCAACCGCAACTTTCGCAATCTGCTCGCCGGGCAATTCATCTCTGAACTTGGGAATTGGTTCAACTTTATCGCGGGCCTGGGACTGGTGCGTCTTGTCTCGGATGCCTCACCCATTGCGGCTGGGGTGTTCTTTCTGGCAAGGATGCTGCCGTTTGCACTAGCGTCGCCGATAGCAGGGACATTTGTTGATCGATTCTCGAGGCGTCAGGTGATGATCGCGACCGATGTATTGCGGTTCGGCGTTGCGTTGTCGTTTCTCCTTGTCCGGGACGCCGGCGACCTCTGGATCGCCTATCTTGCAACGATCCTGTTGCATACCTTTGGAGCCTTTTTCGATGGTGCGAAGAATGCGGCCGCTCCGAATCTGACCGGAAAGGAAGGGCTTCTCGCGGGCACCGCTCTGCTATTTTCGACACGCTTCTTGCTTATGGCGATAGGCTCCGCATTGGGCGGCTGGGCGTCGGCAATATTTGGCTATCAGGCCGCATTTATCATTAACGCTCTTTCGTTCCTCGTCTCGGCCTGGTCGGTCTGGCGAATCCCTGAGGAGGCCACTCGCGACGACGAGACGGGCCTCCGAATGCGCGACAAGGCCGCGCGACGGCCATTCATGCAGGAGCTTCGTGAGGGCCTCGTTTATTCGGTCAAGAATCATTTTGCTCTGACGATCCTGATAATGAACGTCATCTGGGCAACAGGCGGCGGGGCGATCAATATCATCTATGAGCGGATTGGCGGCGTCGAATTTGCGGCGACCGAGGGCTGGAATCCTGATATCGCCGTCGCGATCTTGTGGACGGCCACCGGTCTGGGCCTGACGATAGGGATGCTCATAGCGCATCGCACCTCCGCCTATCTTGACCGGCGAGGCCGACACTACGGGTTTATCGGCTGGGCGCTGATCGTGCATGGCGTGATCTTTTCGGTAGGCGGTTTGATGCCGACGCTTGTGCTGTTCGCGATCATCGTCTTTGTCTCGCGGGCGATAGTCGGCGTCGAGTATGCGGTGCAGGAGACGATGTTTCAGCGCAGCCTGCCCGATAAGATTCGCGGCCGCATATCGACACTTGACCGTGGGGCAGAACTGACGGTTTTCGGCCTGATGAGCTATGTGGCGGGCGAACTAATGCTTTACATGACGCCACAGGCGTTGACGATAATTTCCGGAATTCTGTCAGCCCTGGCCGGTGTCGTGTGGTTTATTCGAGAGGGGCGAACGGCACGCTCGGGCGGGTTGCGCGACCTTACGCAGTGA
- a CDS encoding HD domain-containing protein, translating into MESILAERTDAEEKLLRISAQMDDFERYPAGHAAHVASISDALSASFNLASRDRFLLKQAALVHDLGEMSMNREYIHSPRDLSVSELLDLQRHPVIGEQEAAKLGLPRGVQLIIRWHHEWWNGCGYPDGIEGDQTPLAARILRVADTYASMTAARPFRQPISVDEARKYLIEWAGIEFDPAVVRAFISIPQAEQPAAAAVHIHATQ; encoded by the coding sequence GTGGAGAGCATACTTGCCGAAAGGACCGACGCTGAAGAGAAGCTCCTGCGGATTTCGGCGCAAATGGACGATTTTGAACGGTACCCCGCCGGGCACGCCGCTCACGTTGCGTCGATATCAGATGCCTTGAGTGCCTCGTTCAATCTCGCGTCGCGCGATCGGTTCCTTTTAAAACAGGCCGCTCTCGTCCACGACCTCGGCGAGATGTCAATGAACCGCGAGTATATTCACTCGCCTCGCGACCTAAGCGTAAGCGAATTGCTCGACCTACAGCGACATCCTGTGATCGGTGAGCAGGAGGCCGCAAAGCTCGGGCTGCCGCGCGGCGTTCAACTTATTATTCGTTGGCATCATGAATGGTGGAACGGCTGCGGTTACCCTGACGGCATCGAGGGCGACCAGACGCCGCTCGCGGCACGAATATTGCGAGTCGCTGACACTTACGCATCGATGACCGCCGCACGGCCGTTTCGGCAGCCGATATCGGTGGACGAGGCCCGAAAATATCTGATCGAATGGGCAGGGATCGAATTTGATCCGGCCGTAGTGCGGGCCTTCATCTCGATCCCGCAGGCTGAACAACCCGCCGCGGCAGCCGTTCATATCCACGCAACGCAATAG
- a CDS encoding DnaJ domain-containing protein: MTSQSELEVQGTVLTHPFAELMAEIATARLNGSLRVSDKEKKCVVYFKSGRVAFAVSNARSSRLFDILLRRNRLKKEDLKQISNFANDHELAAYLEEKHFLTKSDIERLFTEQIEAIIVDLMTWASGDWTFSSLARIRDGLSFDIDTRRLLIDYGRCMPEAILMDRFRSFDEVFGRSDLAVEGFELTAEESFVLWCTDTGKLTAQNIVDVSSYSDATALHLIYTLWLGGLLERYDWQPALSPEAVAAMRTAKLELRREAKLPGTPEAVATVEPTVEAPPADVHAPVPEITLSLDEYLDRVENAATYYDILGVDVSDEASKIKRSYFALAKMFHPDRFHAAGGETFRRVQHAFTELAQAHETLKSSESREMYDYRMRKELAAREKNQADGAAGNASLQLEQAAESFQVGFNLLMDGDNENALPLLARAAHYAPKNAKYHAYYGKALSEDQKQRHKAEAEMQAALKLDPDNWTFRLMLAEFFIKMNLIKRAEGELTRLLAKFPSNREAQQMLESLKAKV, translated from the coding sequence ATGACCTCGCAGTCCGAACTCGAAGTTCAGGGAACTGTCCTGACCCATCCGTTTGCCGAATTGATGGCGGAAATCGCCACCGCACGGCTCAATGGCAGCCTGCGCGTGTCGGACAAAGAGAAGAAGTGCGTCGTATATTTCAAGTCAGGACGTGTAGCTTTTGCTGTCTCGAACGCACGTTCATCACGGCTTTTCGACATTCTGCTTCGGCGAAACAGGCTAAAGAAGGAAGACCTGAAACAGATATCTAACTTTGCTAACGATCACGAACTTGCGGCCTATCTTGAAGAAAAACATTTTCTGACCAAGAGTGATATCGAACGGCTCTTTACCGAACAGATCGAGGCCATCATCGTCGACCTCATGACGTGGGCAAGCGGTGACTGGACATTCAGTTCGCTCGCGAGGATCCGCGACGGACTATCCTTCGATATCGACACCCGCAGGCTGCTGATCGACTACGGGCGATGCATGCCGGAAGCGATCCTGATGGATCGATTTCGCAGCTTTGACGAGGTTTTTGGCCGCTCCGATCTAGCCGTCGAGGGGTTTGAATTGACGGCCGAGGAATCGTTCGTTCTGTGGTGCACCGACACGGGCAAGCTAACCGCACAGAACATTGTCGACGTCTCGTCCTACTCCGATGCCACGGCGTTGCACCTGATCTATACCCTTTGGCTTGGTGGGCTTCTCGAACGTTACGATTGGCAGCCGGCCCTTTCTCCCGAGGCCGTCGCCGCGATGCGAACCGCAAAGCTCGAACTGCGTCGCGAGGCAAAGCTTCCGGGTACTCCGGAAGCTGTTGCAACCGTCGAGCCAACCGTCGAAGCACCACCGGCCGATGTGCACGCCCCCGTTCCGGAGATCACGCTCTCGTTGGATGAGTATCTCGACAGGGTCGAGAATGCCGCCACATATTACGACATACTGGGCGTCGATGTGTCGGATGAAGCAAGCAAAATAAAACGATCCTACTTTGCATTGGCAAAGATGTTCCATCCAGATCGCTTTCACGCCGCCGGCGGCGAGACATTTAGACGCGTTCAGCACGCCTTTACCGAACTGGCTCAGGCACACGAGACGCTAAAGAGCAGCGAATCTCGCGAAATGTACGATTATCGAATGCGCAAAGAACTCGCAGCCCGTGAGAAAAACCAAGCGGACGGTGCAGCAGGCAACGCCAGCCTGCAGTTGGAACAGGCGGCCGAGAGCTTCCAAGTCGGTTTCAACCTGCTTATGGACGGTGACAATGAGAATGCCCTGCCGTTGCTCGCCCGAGCAGCCCACTACGCACCAAAGAATGCAAAATATCATGCGTATTACGGCAAGGCCCTCTCAGAGGACCAAAAGCAGCGGCACAAGGCCGAGGCTGAAATGCAGGCTGCCCTCAAGCTCGATCCCGATAATTGGACGTTCCGTCTTATGCTCGCTGAGTTCTTCATAAAGATGAATCTAATAAAACGGGCCGAGGGCGAACTTACGCGCCTGTTGGCAAAATTCCCGAGCAATCGAGAGGCGCAGCAGATGCTGGAATCGCTCAAGGCAAAGGTCTAG
- a CDS encoding GNAT family N-acetyltransferase, producing the protein MAACVQLQRAVFPLPEAEISPVRHFVVTKNAGGFALGAFDGGRLAGFSLSVPAFLRGARAFYSHMTGVLPEYQSHGLGAKLKWAQRERALALGVNYVKWTFEPVKARNAYFNIEKLGAIVGEFRENFYGVDYATAPELRQGMASDRLFAEWHLASDKVAALANGDGVSEPQPPVANIEIMNDWPGLVAADPEKARTEQLRIRLEFQEAFEFGFICRGFYRDKDRPAFLLYRS; encoded by the coding sequence ATGGCCGCATGCGTACAATTGCAGCGTGCGGTTTTCCCTCTGCCGGAGGCCGAGATATCGCCGGTCCGCCACTTTGTTGTGACGAAGAACGCAGGAGGATTCGCGCTGGGAGCCTTTGACGGCGGCCGTCTAGCAGGCTTTTCATTGAGCGTTCCGGCATTTCTGCGCGGTGCGCGGGCCTTCTATTCGCACATGACAGGCGTCCTGCCGGAATATCAATCTCACGGGTTAGGAGCGAAATTAAAATGGGCCCAGAGAGAACGGGCCCTGGCTCTCGGCGTCAATTATGTTAAGTGGACCTTCGAGCCGGTTAAAGCCCGGAACGCCTACTTTAATATCGAGAAGCTCGGAGCGATCGTCGGCGAGTTTCGGGAGAATTTCTACGGAGTTGACTATGCGACGGCTCCGGAATTAAGACAGGGCATGGCAAGTGACAGACTCTTTGCCGAATGGCATCTCGCGAGCGACAAGGTCGCCGCTCTGGCTAATGGCGACGGTGTCAGCGAACCGCAGCCGCCTGTCGCGAATATCGAGATCATGAACGACTGGCCCGGTCTGGTAGCAGCCGACCCTGAGAAAGCCCGAACCGAGCAATTACGGATCCGCTTGGAGTTTCAAGAGGCGTTCGAATTCGGTTTCATCTGCCGCGGATTTTACCGGGACAAGGATCGGCCCGCGTTTTTGCTTTACAGGTCATAG